From the genome of Amycolatopsis sp. NBC_01488, one region includes:
- a CDS encoding transposase produces the protein MVTREDVPMPAPHPPEFRQRAVELARMGDKPIAALAKDLGISESCLRNWMAQADADENGSATKLTSAEKKELAELRRKNRQLEMENEILKRAAAYFARENILPK, from the coding sequence ATGGTCACCAGGGAGGATGTTCCGATGCCTGCACCACACCCGCCTGAGTTCCGTCAGCGCGCCGTCGAGCTGGCCCGTATGGGCGACAAACCGATCGCTGCGCTGGCCAAGGACCTGGGTATCAGCGAGTCCTGCCTGCGTAACTGGATGGCCCAGGCCGACGCCGACGAGAACGGTTCGGCTACGAAGCTGACCAGTGCGGAGAAGAAGGAACTTGCCGAGCTGCGCCGGAAGAACCGGCAGCTTGAGATGGAGAATGAGATCCTGAAACGCGCGGCGGCGTACTTCGCGCGGGAGAACATCCTCCCAAAGTAA
- a CDS encoding GNAT family N-acetyltransferase, with protein MPSKIELLWPTRADAQLRAEVHRVLHDVAASGGAIGYLSPPTSAEVVAWLDEVLDAGRAGTAALAVALVDRRVGAIGLWRRRLDAVFAHSADIEKVMAHPQARGLGLGSLIVTALIDSARKAGIETLALGVRGNNHGAIELYEQLGFREWGRQPNVIEVGNDRYDDVRMSLDLGRGQNVVLRGSECGGPGSSPRR; from the coding sequence ATGCCGTCGAAGATCGAACTGCTGTGGCCTACTCGCGCCGACGCTCAGCTGCGCGCCGAGGTCCACCGCGTACTGCACGACGTCGCTGCGAGCGGAGGCGCCATCGGCTATCTATCGCCGCCTACAAGTGCCGAGGTCGTAGCCTGGTTGGACGAGGTACTTGATGCTGGGCGCGCTGGGACCGCAGCTCTTGCGGTCGCGCTCGTCGACCGGCGCGTCGGAGCCATCGGCCTCTGGAGGCGTCGACTCGACGCTGTGTTTGCGCACTCCGCTGACATCGAGAAAGTGATGGCTCACCCCCAGGCACGTGGGCTGGGGCTCGGCAGCTTGATCGTCACTGCTCTCATCGACAGTGCGAGGAAGGCCGGAATCGAGACCTTAGCGCTCGGAGTCCGCGGTAATAATCATGGCGCAATTGAACTCTACGAGCAGCTCGGATTTCGCGAGTGGGGTCGGCAGCCTAACGTCATCGAAGTTGGCAACGACCGATATGACGACGTGCGCATGTCTCTCGACCTCGGCCGTGGCCAGAATGTCGTGCTCCGCGGATCTGAGTGTGGTGGCCCCGGCTCGTCACCTCGCAGATGA
- a CDS encoding tyrosine-type recombinase/integrase, whose translation MARQGGVYKRCSCKDAVDGHRLGVRCPRLGERGHGSWYFSLELPVGRDGQRHRVRRGGFPSRAAAEQARGYLLGDDIDPATVVVTVGQWLDIWLEMRQNLSFSTRRLYTQHVRDYLKPYLGSVPLRSLTVARVQAMFAALIRTNSSRARPLSYATLQRIRGVLHAALNGAIRRGLLDRNPAHWVELPSGRRPRAVVWTEGGEAHWRQTGERPAVAVWTVTQTAAFLESSFEHPLHVLYLLVALLGLRRGEAAGLRWRWCDIDLDARVLQVSHQVQDHNGRTVICPPKTESSVRVLALDSISVSALRSLRAERRRRLPAGAALTGFLFVNRYGNPMSPGYVTHAFRRLVAEADLPPVRLHDLRHGAASLSLAAGNDLKVVQAMLGHSSIVLTADTYTSVLPCLAHRAAEATANLVMKAARRTAKKVRRHSRKATRHYGTKKNRRPGSTRKSARKIRV comes from the coding sequence ATGGCTCGACAGGGTGGCGTGTACAAGCGTTGCAGCTGCAAGGATGCGGTTGACGGACACCGGCTCGGTGTCCGCTGCCCGCGGCTGGGCGAACGTGGCCATGGTTCGTGGTACTTCTCGCTGGAGCTGCCGGTGGGCCGCGATGGGCAGCGGCATCGGGTGCGGCGTGGCGGGTTCCCGTCGCGTGCTGCCGCGGAACAAGCGCGGGGGTACCTGCTCGGCGACGATATCGACCCGGCCACGGTCGTGGTCACCGTCGGGCAGTGGCTGGATATCTGGTTGGAGATGCGCCAGAACCTGAGCTTCTCCACTCGGCGGCTCTATACCCAGCACGTTCGCGACTACCTCAAGCCCTATCTGGGGAGTGTTCCGTTGCGGTCGTTGACGGTCGCGCGGGTGCAGGCCATGTTCGCGGCGTTGATCCGCACTAACTCGAGCCGCGCCCGGCCCTTGTCTTACGCGACGCTGCAGCGCATCCGCGGCGTTTTGCATGCCGCGCTCAACGGTGCGATCCGCCGGGGACTGCTCGATCGGAACCCGGCGCATTGGGTCGAGCTTCCCTCCGGGCGTCGGCCGCGTGCTGTGGTGTGGACCGAAGGCGGGGAAGCGCATTGGCGCCAGACCGGCGAGCGCCCGGCCGTGGCGGTCTGGACTGTGACGCAGACTGCGGCGTTCCTGGAGAGTAGCTTCGAGCACCCGTTGCATGTGCTGTACCTGCTTGTCGCGCTGCTTGGGCTGCGTCGGGGTGAAGCGGCGGGGTTGCGGTGGCGGTGGTGCGATATCGATCTGGACGCCCGAGTGCTGCAGGTGTCGCACCAGGTGCAGGACCATAATGGCCGGACCGTGATCTGTCCGCCGAAAACTGAGAGCAGCGTCCGTGTCCTCGCACTGGACAGTATTTCGGTATCTGCGCTGCGATCTTTGCGTGCCGAGCGGAGACGTCGGCTGCCGGCTGGTGCGGCGTTGACCGGGTTCTTGTTCGTCAACCGGTACGGGAATCCGATGAGTCCGGGCTACGTCACCCACGCGTTCCGCAGGCTCGTCGCTGAGGCGGATCTGCCGCCGGTTCGGCTGCATGACCTTCGTCATGGTGCGGCGAGCCTGTCGCTAGCCGCTGGGAATGACCTGAAGGTGGTGCAGGCGATGCTGGGGCATTCGAGCATTGTGCTGACCGCCGATACCTACACCAGTGTGCTGCCCTGCCTGGCGCACCGGGCCGCCGAAGCCACCGCCAATCTGGTCATGAAAGCGGCACGACGGACGGCGAAGAAGGTCCGCCGCCACTCCCGGAAAGCGACACGTCACTACGGGACGAAGAAGAACCGCAGGCCTGGGTCGACGCGGAAGTCGGCTCGCAAGATCCGTGTGTAG
- a CDS encoding IS256 family transposase codes for MLSVVPDPAAGDDGAAGGSSVSSVIDELVREGARRMLAEALQAEVEAYIARFAGERDENGHRLVVRNGHHEPREVLTSAGAVQVTAPRVNDKRIDPDTGERERFSSAILPPWARKTPKITEVLPLLYLHGLSSGDFVPALGQFLGSAKGLSGPVITKLTEQWKAEQRAFAERDLSTVDFVYLWADGIHVNIRLEEQKLCLLVMIGVRADGRKELVALADGYRESAESWADLLRDARRRGMRAPVLAAGDGALGFWGALREVFPETREQRCWFHKIANVLAALPKSAHPGAKKALAQIWNAEDRRHALDAVKAFDAAYGAKFPKAAAKITDDIDVLLAFYDYPAEHWIHLRTTNPIESTFATVRHRTKVTKGPGSRAAGLAMAFKLIEAAQARWRAVNAPHLVALVRAGARFEAGKLVERPTEHTPPAAA; via the coding sequence ATGCTGAGCGTAGTCCCTGATCCTGCTGCTGGTGATGATGGTGCGGCGGGCGGCTCGTCCGTGTCGTCGGTGATCGATGAGCTGGTGCGTGAAGGCGCGCGGCGGATGCTGGCCGAGGCGTTGCAGGCCGAGGTCGAGGCCTATATCGCCCGGTTCGCCGGCGAGCGTGATGAGAACGGGCACCGCCTGGTGGTCCGCAACGGTCACCACGAACCGCGCGAGGTGCTGACCAGCGCGGGCGCGGTGCAGGTGACCGCGCCGCGGGTCAACGACAAGCGCATCGACCCCGACACCGGCGAACGCGAGCGGTTCTCCTCGGCGATCCTGCCGCCGTGGGCACGCAAGACCCCGAAGATCACCGAGGTGCTGCCGCTGCTGTACCTGCACGGCCTGTCCTCGGGGGACTTCGTGCCGGCGCTGGGTCAGTTCCTCGGGTCGGCGAAGGGCCTGTCGGGTCCGGTGATCACGAAGCTGACCGAGCAGTGGAAGGCCGAACAACGCGCCTTCGCCGAACGTGATCTGTCCACTGTGGACTTTGTTTATCTGTGGGCGGACGGGATCCACGTCAACATCCGCCTGGAAGAGCAGAAACTGTGCCTGCTGGTGATGATCGGGGTGCGCGCCGACGGCCGCAAGGAGCTCGTCGCGCTGGCTGACGGGTACCGCGAGTCGGCCGAGTCCTGGGCGGATCTGCTGCGCGATGCCCGCCGCCGCGGGATGCGTGCCCCGGTGCTGGCCGCGGGCGACGGGGCACTGGGGTTCTGGGGCGCGCTGCGGGAGGTGTTTCCCGAGACCCGGGAGCAGCGCTGCTGGTTCCACAAGATCGCCAACGTGCTGGCGGCGCTGCCCAAGTCCGCGCATCCCGGGGCGAAGAAGGCCCTCGCGCAGATCTGGAACGCCGAAGACCGCCGGCACGCCCTGGACGCGGTGAAGGCGTTCGATGCCGCCTACGGCGCGAAGTTCCCCAAGGCCGCCGCCAAGATCACCGACGACATTGACGTGCTGCTGGCGTTCTACGACTATCCGGCCGAGCACTGGATCCACCTGCGGACCACGAACCCGATCGAGTCAACCTTCGCCACCGTGCGGCACCGCACCAAGGTCACCAAGGGTCCTGGCTCCCGCGCGGCGGGGTTGGCGATGGCATTCAAGCTCATCGAAGCGGCCCAGGCTCGCTGGCGCGCGGTCAACGCGCCCCACCTGGTCGCCCTCGTCCGTGCCGGCGCACGGTTCGAGGCAGGCAAACTCGTCGAACGCCCCACCGAACACACCCCACCCGCAGCCGCCTAA